The DNA window TTACTTGTGTCTATACCCTGGTCCTTCATGTGCCACTCAAGGTGACTGGCCACGTAAACGGGATCCAGGCTCTTGATATAGTGCTGGTTCAGCCACAAGAGTTTTTCGGTGTTGAAAGCTGAGGCCGCCTTGTTAATATCATCCAGGCTGAAGTATTGCTTCATTTCCTCGATGGAGAACACCTCCTGATCGCCATGGGACCAGCCCAGACGCACCAGGTAGTTCAGCAGCGCCTCAGGCAGGAAACCATCGTCCCGGTACTGCATCACACTTACGGCACCGTGACGCTTGGACAGCTTGGCGCCATCATCACCCAAAATCATTGAGACGTGGGCATACTCAGGGATAGGGGCACCCAGGGCCTTGAGAATATTGATCTGACGGGGGGTGTTGTTGATATGGTCTTCACCGCGCACCACATGGGTAATATGCATATCCCAGTCATCCACCACCACACAGAAGTTATAGGTGGGGGTACCGTCGCTGCGGGAAATGATCAGATCGTCCAGCTCTTCGTTGGCAATCTCGATACGACCACGCACGTGGTCATCAAATACCACACTGCCCTCTTGCGGGTTCTTGAAGCGCACCACAAACGGCTCGTCGGTAGTGCGCGGAGCAGCATTGCGACAGCAGCCATCGTACTTCTGGCGTTCGCCCTTGGCGGCCTGCTCTTCACGCAGTGCTTCGATACGCTCGCGGGAGCAATAACATTTATAGGCGGTGCCTGCTTGCAGCATCTGGGCGATGATCTCGTTGTAACGATCAAAGCGCTTGGTTTGGTAGTAAGGGCCTTCATCCCAGTTCAGGTTCAGCCACTGCATACCTTCCAGAATGGCGTCACAGGCTTCCTGGGTAGAACGTTCAATATCGGTGTCTTCAATGCGCAGCACAAATTCGCCTTGATTGGCGCGGGCGTGGAGCCAGGAATAAAGCGCGGTACGGGCACCGCCCACATGCAGGAATCCTGTTGGGCTGGGAGCAAAGCGGGTTTTGATTGTCATAAGCGGACATTAACCTATATAGAAGAAACGGCCCTTGAGCCGGACACAGATAAAAAGTGGCGGTATTCTACCAGCCAAATCAAGGATTGGAAAACCATCCACGCCAGTCAGCCCTTCCCGCCACCGGCACAGTCCCGGGAAAGTCTGATGTGCCCTGCCCCAAGACGCCATATTGGTCCCTCGCATTGGGCACCGCAAAACCCGCATCTACAGCGCCGTTTTTTAGTAAATCATCCCCCGCTGAACTATGCTTTGCCTTAGGTACAGCACAGGACACGACCATGGCACACGTCAGTCAATCAGCTTCGCTTACCAGTATCGCGGCCTATCTTAAACTGGCACACAATTACGATGAGCAAACCGCCCTCAGGGAAGCCCGGGAAGTCATGCACAATCTGGTCACCATGCGTCAGAAGGGATTTATTGATGGCTGGTACTTTGATGAACAGGGCCACCTGGAACTCCTGCCCAGCGATGCGGTACTGCGCCGTCTGGGTGCCTCCAAATAAATGGGTGGAAACCCACCCATACCCCACATTGGCGTGAGCGATATCTCACCCAAACCAGCCAGGTTCGTGACCCAGATCATATTCATAACACCCTGATGTTAAATGAGTTAACCAATTGTAAATCGAGTTGGCTTGGCTTTTGCCTATACTGTTTCATACCTCGAGGGATTTCAAGGCAGTAGATCCCCCAAGGCAGGACAGCTGTCCCGCCGAGGACAATACCCACGACAACAAAAGGGAAACCAAAATGAAACACAGCTATCAACAAGGCTTTCGCAATAAACTCTTTGCCCTGACCAAGGTTACCGCACTCGCGGCACTGCTCGGCGCCAGCTTTGGTGCTTTGGCGGAGCCGGTAGAGATCAAGTTTTCCCATGTGGTGGCAGAAAACACCCCCAAGGGTCAGATGGCACTCAAATTCAAGTCGCTGGTGGAAGAGCGTCTTCCCGGCGAGTACAAGGTCAGTGTGTTTCCCAACTCACAACTGTTTGGTGACAACAACGAGCTGGCGGCCCTGCTTTTGAACGATGTGCAGTTGGTTGCCCCTTCTCTGTCCAAGTTCGAACGTTACACCAAGAAATTGCAAATTTTTGATCTGCCCTTCCTGTTCGACGATATGGCCGCCGTTGATCGCTTCCAGCAAAGCGAAGCCGGCCAGAAGCTGCTGAACTCTATGAACCGTAAAGGCATTGTCGGCCTGGGTTATCTGCACAACGGCATGAAGCAATTTTCTGCCAACAACCCACTGCACCTGCCAAAGGACGCTGAAGGCGAAAAATTCCGCATCATGGCCTCCGATGTGATTGCCGCCCAGTTTGATGCCATAGGTGCAATACCGGTGAAGAAACCCTTCTCCGAAGTGTTTACCCTGCTGCAAACCCGCGCCATCGACGGTCAGGAAAACACTTGGTCAAACACTTACTCCAAGAAGTTTTATGAAGTCCAAAGCCACATCACCGAAAGTAATCACGGTGTGCTGGATTACATGGTGGTCACCAGCGATACCTTCTGGAAAGGCCTGCCAAAAGACAAGCGCGATGTCATTAAAAAGTCCCTCGACGAAGCTATCGCATTCGGCAATGAAATCGCTGCAGCCAAGGATGAAGAAGACAAGCAGGCTATCCTGGCATCCGGTCGCAGCACCTTG is part of the Shewanella cyperi genome and encodes:
- a CDS encoding TRAP transporter substrate-binding protein, with the protein product MKHSYQQGFRNKLFALTKVTALAALLGASFGALAEPVEIKFSHVVAENTPKGQMALKFKSLVEERLPGEYKVSVFPNSQLFGDNNELAALLLNDVQLVAPSLSKFERYTKKLQIFDLPFLFDDMAAVDRFQQSEAGQKLLNSMNRKGIVGLGYLHNGMKQFSANNPLHLPKDAEGEKFRIMASDVIAAQFDAIGAIPVKKPFSEVFTLLQTRAIDGQENTWSNTYSKKFYEVQSHITESNHGVLDYMVVTSDTFWKGLPKDKRDVIKKSLDEAIAFGNEIAAAKDEEDKQAILASGRSTLVTLTPAQRQQWVNAMKPVWAKFEDQIGKDMIEAALAANKQ
- the gltX gene encoding glutamate--tRNA ligase gives rise to the protein MTIKTRFAPSPTGFLHVGGARTALYSWLHARANQGEFVLRIEDTDIERSTQEACDAILEGMQWLNLNWDEGPYYQTKRFDRYNEIIAQMLQAGTAYKCYCSRERIEALREEQAAKGERQKYDGCCRNAAPRTTDEPFVVRFKNPQEGSVVFDDHVRGRIEIANEELDDLIISRSDGTPTYNFCVVVDDWDMHITHVVRGEDHINNTPRQINILKALGAPIPEYAHVSMILGDDGAKLSKRHGAVSVMQYRDDGFLPEALLNYLVRLGWSHGDQEVFSIEEMKQYFSLDDINKAASAFNTEKLLWLNQHYIKSLDPVYVASHLEWHMKDQGIDTSNGPALAEVVSALAERSKTLKELAASSRYFYEDFEEFDAEQAKKHLRGVALEPLKLVQQKLAALPEWTQEAIHQAIEATATELDVGMGKVGMPLRVAVTGAGQSPALDLTLLLIGKARSEQRISKAVDFVADRINA